The following DNA comes from Streptomyces pristinaespiralis.
GCCGTGGGGGGTGCGGCCGGCGGCCGGAAGGATGCCGGCCTCCTCGTAGTTCCTGACCGCCTGCGTCGACAGACCGTGCCCGCGCGCCAGGTCGACCGGCCTGAGCCGTTCACCGTTTTGAAGCTTTGTCCCCATGGCACTGCCCACTTCGCGGAAAAGTTTCAACCGAAGGTTCAACGATAGCGTTGAGTGCATGGCTACTGACATCCAGGACACCGCCCATGCCGTCGAGGCCGCCGCCGTCATGGAACTGCTCCGAGTCCGGCCGCGGCTGCTCGCACTGGGCGAGCCCACCCACGGCGAGGAGCTTCTGCTCGAGGTGCGCAACGACCTCTTCCGGCAGCTCGTCGAACGGGAGGGCTACCGGACGATCACGATCGAGAGCGACTGCCTGGCCGGCCTGGTCGTGGACGACTACGTCACCTCGGGCAGGGGCACCCTCGACGAGGTCATGGAGCGCGGCATCAGCCACGGGTGGGGCGCGTTCGCAGCCAACCGCGAGCTCGTGCGCTGGATGCGCGCCTACAACGACGGCCGGCCCGCCTCCGAGCACCTCCGCTTCGCCGGTTTCGACGGCCCGCTGGAGATCACCGGCGCCGCGAGCCCCCGGCAGGCCCTCACCGCACTCCACGGCTACCTCGCCGCCCACGTGGACGCGGACCTGCTCCCCTGCTCCGCGGAGACCCTCGACCGCCTGCTCGGCGCCGACGACCGGTGGACCGAACCCGCCGCGATGAGGGACCCGGCCCGGTCCGTGGGGCGCTCGGCCGAGGCCGGGGAACTGCGGCTGCTCGCCGACGATCTGAGGGCGCTGCTCGACGAGCAGACGCCGCACCTGATGACGGCGACCTCACCGGAAGACCGCTACCGGGCGCACCTGTACGGACGCACCGCCCTCGGCCTGCTGCGCTACCACTTCTGGATGGCCGACACCTCGCCGGGCCGTCTGGCACGGCTGGTGGGCGTGCGGGACAGGATGATGGCCGACAACCTCCTCGCCGTCGCCGACCGGGGTCCGGCACTGGTCCACGCCCACAACGGCCATCTGCAGCGGAACAAGAGCACGATGAGGATGGGCGGCCTGCCGCTGGAGTGGTGGAGCGCCGGGGCGCTGGTGAGTGCTCAACTGGGCGACGGGTACGCCTTCCTGGCCACGGCGCTCGGCACGATCCCGCACCAGGGTGTGGACACCCCGCCGCCGGACACCGTCGAAGGGCTCCTGTACGCGCTCCCGCAGGACCGCTGCCTCGTCGACGCGCCCCGGCTGGCCACCGCCCTCGGCGACACGCGGCCCGCCCCCCGGGTGTCTCCCTACTACGGCTACGCGCCACTCGACCCGGCCCACCTCGCGGGTACCGACGGCATCGTGTTCGTCACGGACGTCCCGCAGAGCTGAACGCCTCGGCCGGTGTTCCCCGGTCCCTCGGCCCACCGGCCGTGCGAGGCGGGGTCCAGGCGGACGCCGCCTCGTCAGCCGACGAACGACTCGGGACCGAACCGGCCCCAGGCCACGAAGACGAACAGGGCGACATAACCGAGGTCCACCAGCATCAACGTGGTCTCGTGACGCCGTAGGCGTGTGATGGCGGCACCCACCATGACCATCGCCAGACCGACGGCGGCGAGCGGGACCAGAACCGGCGCGATGTCGAGCACGGCCGGCAGGATCAGACCGACCGCGCCGAGGACCTCGAGAACTCCGATGGCCTTGATGCCGCCGGCGCTGAAATCCTCGGTCCATTCCGCGCTGGGCCCGAATGCGGCGATCCTCTCCTTCGACAGGACGATCTTGCCGGCGCCACTGGCCAGGTAGGCGGCCGCAAGCAGTCCGGCAACGATCCACAGAGCGACATTCATGAGGTTTCTCCTTGCGAGCTGGGACGGGACTGGTCGGAGCGCGCCCGGCGAGGCCCGCCCTGCCACCGGCGGTGGCAGGGCGCGCCCGCCGGGTGTGAAGGTCCCGGTTATCCGAACTGGCCGGGCTGGTAGTCGCCGGCCGGCTGCCGGGTGATGACGTTCAGGCGGTTGAGGGCGTTGATGAGGGCGATGACGGACACCAGTGCGCCCAACTGGGCGTCGTCGTAGTGCTTGGCGGCGTTCGCCCAGACCTCGTCGGTGACACCACCGGCCGCGTCGGCGATGCGGGTGCCCTGCTCGGTCAGCTCCAGGGCGGCGCGTTCGGCATCCGTGAACACCGTGGCCTCGCGCCACACCGCGACCAGATGGAGACGGGTGGAGCTCTCGCCGGCGTGCGCGGCGTCCTTGGTGTGCATGTCCACGCAGAAGCCGCAGCCGTTGATCTGACTGGCGCGGAGCAGTACCAGCTCGCGCGTCGAGGCCGGCAGGTCGTCCGCGAGCGCCTTGCCTGCCGCGACGAAGTGCTTCAGGGTCTTGCTCGCCACCGGGTTGTCGAAGAGGTTCAGGCGGGCGTCCATCGTCCACTCCTTGTCGTTGTCCGTTGTCGCCCTCTAGGACAAGGCGGCCCGGCGACCTGTGACGGCTGTGGATGTGACGTACGTCTCTCTCCGTGGCGGCCCTGCCGCCGGCCTCTGCCGCGACGCTCTGCCGTCAGGGCCGGCGAAGGAGTTCAGCGCGTCCCGCACTCCGGGCCCACCGCCCCGCCGGCGCCGTCGATCGCCTCGGATAGCCTGCGGGAACGCCGTGCGGAAGCGTCCTCGGACGAGAGGGCGGGGAGACGGGGAGCCGCGGTACGCGAGGCGGGGAGGGGTCCGGATGCCGGGATCGACGGACGGGACGGAGGCGGCGGGCCTGCGCCCCCTGCTGTTCTCCATCGCCTACGGCATGACCGGGTCGGTCGGCGATGCCGAGGACATCGTGCAGGACGCGTTCCTCGGTCTGACCAGGGCGCACCGGGCGGGAACCGCGATCGCCGACCTGAAGCCGTACCTGACCACGACGGTGACGCGGCTGGGCATCAACCACCTCGGTTCGGCGCGGGTGCGGCGGGAGACGTACGTCGGCGAATGGCTGCCCGAGCCGGTCGTGGTGTCCGTCGACAGGCACGGACCGGCCGAACACGCCGAGCTGGCCGACTCGTTGTCGATGGCGTTCCTCGTGCTGCTGGAGTCGCTCTCACCGATGGAACGGGCGGTGTTCGTGCTGCGCGAGGTGTTCGAGTACGGCTACCCGGAGGTGGCGCGGTTCACCGGCAAGTCCGAGGTGAACTGCCGCCAGATCTTCTCGCGCGCCAGGCAGCGCGTCGCCGCCGGAGCGAAGGCGCCGGACAGCGCGCCGCCCCCGGAACGGCGCGCGGAGAGCGAGGAACTCGCCCGCAGGTTCTTCGAGGCCGCCGAGGGCGGTGACATGGACGCGCTGCTCGGCATGCTCGCCCCGGACGCGGTGCTCTACGGGGACGGTGGCGGCAGGACGCGCACGATCGGCAAGCCGGTGACCGAGCCGAGGCTCGGCGCGCAGCTGCTCGTCGGCGGGTTCCGTCTGGGCCGCGGGCTCGGTGCCTCCCTCCGGCCGGTCCTGGTCAACGGCCGGCCGGGCGTCGTGTGGCAGGACGCGGAGGGCCGTGTGATCAGCGTCATCGAACTCGACATCGCCGACGGCGTGGTCCAGGCGATCCGTTCGGTGTCCAATCCCGACAAGCTCCGTCATCTCGGACCGGTGTCCGACGTGGCGCTGCTGCCGGGGAAGTGAACCGGGCCGGCCTTCGTGCCGCCGCCCGGCGTTCGCGACGACGGCGGGCCGCGCCCTGCTCCGACCGGTCGCGTAAACCGGGTGCACCGGCGATTCAGCTCCGGCACACTGCGCGGATGAGCTCAGACGCCCTCGATGCGGCAGACCGGGCCCTTCGGCATGTGACGGAGCTCTCGTCGGGCCGGCCCCTGGACCCGGCGCTGCGGGTGACCCTCAACTTCCACCCGGACCGTACGGCGCACGGCAGGCCCATCCTGGAAGCGCTGGCGGAGTCCGGTGTCTACGTCTCGCAGTTCGTCACAGGAACGAGCAACGGGGGCCTGACCGCCTTTCCCGGCGGTGACCGGTGGCGGTGGGAGAGCCGGATCTTCGGTGGCGCGTACGACGACGCGGCCGCTTGGGAGCGCCCCGTCTACGGGGCGCTGAACTTCCGCCGCAAGCCGGTCGGAGCGGCGCCGCGGTTCGGCTCCGCCCACTTCCGCCTCGCGGCGCACACCCCGGCGCGCACCACGTTCTGCTACCCGGACAGCTGCGTCGATCCCTCGGATTTCGGCGTCGCCGACCGCATGGGCCTCATCGAGCTCGCCCTCGCCGACCGCCAGGACGCACTGGACGACTACATAGAGGCGCAGGTGCACGGGCAGGTCCGGCTGGACCGCGACGTGGAGGCGCTTGTCCTTGACCCCTGCTACCGGGGGACGGATGTCGAGGAGGCCGCCCGGCGTCTGCCGTGCCCGGTGGAGTGGCATCCCGGCTTCCGTCTCACGGTCGGGGAGCTGTGCCGGTACCCGGCCTACCGGGGCCAGGAGTACGTCGACCTGGGCGCGCGGATCGCGGTGGACGGCCTGCTCGACGCGCGCATCGTCGGGGACGCCGTACGCGCGGGCCGTTACGACCCGCAGGCGGTCAAGAAGGTGTGGCACTGCCTCGCGCGCTTCGGGGCGCCCCCGGGGGCTGCCGGTGCCTCCGTGGGCCGGCAGCACGGCGGAGAGCCGGTGCTGGACGGCCCGCGCTGAGCGGCCCGGCGCCGGACACGACAAGGGCCCCGGGACACGGCAAGGCCGGACACGACAAGGGCCCCGGTCCGAAGACCGGGGCCCTTGCATCAGTAAGGGTGAGTAACGGGACTCGAACCCGCGACATCCTGGACCACAACCAGGTGCTCTACCAGCTGAGCTATACCCACCACGACCGGTCTTTCTCCCGACCGGCCGAGAAAAAGTGTACAGGGTCCGAGCGGGTGCTCGCGCCAGGGTTTCGCGCCGGTGGGGGCGCCCGTCGTTACTGCGCGGGCAGCACGTACTTGGCCGCGATGGTTTTCGCCGTCTCCGAGTCGGGGCCGGGCTGCGGGACGAAGACCGCCTCGCGGTAGTAGCGGAGCTCGGCGATGGACTCGCGGATGTCGGCCAGTGCCCGGTGGTTGCCGCTCTTCTCCGGGCTGTTGAAGTACGCCCGCGGGTACCAGCGGCGGGCCAGCTCCTTGATCGAGGAGACGTCGACGATCCGGTAGTGGAGGAAGGCCTCCAGCGTCGGCATGTCACGCAGCAGGAAACCGCGGTCGGTGCCGACCGAATTGCCGCACAGCGGGGCCTTGCCGGGCTCCTTGACGTGCTCGCGGATGTAGGAGAGGACCTGCTCCTCCGCGTCCGCGAGGGTCTTTCCGTCCGCCAGGACGTCGAGGAGACCCGAGGTGGTGTGCATCTGGCGCACCACTTCGGGCATCGTCTCGAGCGCCGCGTCCGGCGGGCGGATCACGATGTCCACCCCTTCGCCGAGTACGTTCAGTTCCGAGTCGGTGACCAGTGCGGCCACCTCGATGAGTGCGTCGTCCGTCAGCGAGAGCCCGGTCATCTCGCAGTCGATCCACACCATGCGATCGTTCATGCGCCCTACCTTACGGGGGCGGATGCGCTGCGTTACCGGCCTCGGGCAACCCGGCCGCCCCGCCGGGACCCGCCCGTCGGACCCGGTGCCGGACGGCGTCCGGCCCGGTCGGGACGGCACCCTGTGGGGCGCCGTCCCGACCGGGCCGGGGTCGCTCTCGGCGGAACCGCTCTACGGCACACTCCGCTGGCCCGGCAGGCTCGGCCTGCCGTGACCCGCCGCGTACGCCTCCGGAACCGATTTGCCCAGCTCGGCGGCCGCGGACGCCATGGCGGAAGGCCCGCCGGGCCCCTGCTGTGGGCGTCTGGCGCCCGGCCCCGCCTGGGCGGGGACGACGGCTTCCAGGATCGACGTCCGGTCAGGGTCGCTCTGCGGACGGCGGGCCCGGTACGCGGCGCGGTAGGCGGCCGGGGAGGACCCCAGCTGCCGCCGGAAGTGGCCGCGCAGCGCCACCGGGGACCGGAAGCCGCAGCGGCCGGCGACCTCGTCGACCGAGTAGTCGGAGGTCTCGAGCAGCCGCTGGGCCTGCAGCACCCGCTGGGTGATCAGCCACTGGAGCGGGGCGGATCCCGTCAGCGAGCGGAACCGCCGGTCGAACGTGCGCCTGCTCATGTAGGCACGCGCGGCCAGCGTCTCCACGTCGAACTGCTCGTGGAGGTGTTCCAGGGCCCAGGACACGACCTCGGCCAGCGGGTCCGAGCCGATTTCCTCTGGTAAAGACCTGTCGAGATAGCGCTCCTGACCGCCACTGCGACGGGGTGGGACGACGAGCCTGCGGGCGAGCGCTCCGGCTGCCTCCGTGCCATGGTCGGTGCGCACGATGTGGAGGCAGAGGTCGATTCCGGCCGCCGTTCCCGCGGACGTGAGCACATCGCCGTCGTCGACGAACAGCTCACGCGGATCCACGTGCACGGACGGGTAGCGCTTCGCCAGGGTCGGCGCGTACATCCAGTGGGTGGTGGCGGGGCGCCCGTCGAGCAGGCCGGCCGCGGCCAGGACGAACGCCCCGGTGCACAGGCCGACGATGCGGGCGCCCTCCTCGTGTGCCCGGCGCAGCGCGTCGAGCGCCTCGGGCGGTGGCGGCGAGGTGATCGAGCGCCAGGCCGGCACCACGACGGTGCCCGCTCTGCTGATCGCCTCGAGGCCGTACGGCGTGGTCAGTTCCAGACCGCCGGTGGTCCTCAGCGGTCCGTCCTCGCCACCGCACACGAGCAGGCGGTAGCGGGGAACTCCGGCGTCCTGACGGTCAATTCCGAACACCGAGAGCGGGATGGAACTTTCGAATATAGGGCCGCCGCTGAACAGCAGCACGGCGACGACTTCCCGGCGCCGGCGCCCGGACAGCTTCCGTGCCGTCTCCGGCGCGGCGGAGTCCTGACTCATGACGCTAAACCCCCCTCGAAGTACGCGTCTCCCCGTTCGTTTCGGGCCTTTCGCTCCTGCACGTTTCCCCTCGGTTCTGCACGAGTCCCCCGGCCTTCGATACTCATGATCGAATCTACTGCGTCCCGTGGCGCCGGCGTGACAAGTTCGGGATGCCCCGCTATGTCGACATGGCAACTTGGCGCGATGCATTCGATCACGAAGCGTTCCACTCGGGGGGCCCGCAGGGAAGTGCGCATCGCAGGCATGGCCCGTCCCCGTAGGGTGCCAGAGGGGCCTTCAGCCCTTTCTTCCCTGGTGACAAGGGGGTTGGCAGGCCATTTCGACAAGGATCGGCCTGCGTAGTGAAGTTGGCTGAAAACATACGGGTGCGGGCGTACAAAACCGTCAGCCGCCCGGTGCCCCTCTCGACCCGTGCCGCGCGCCCCTCCTCGCCACGGGGACGGTACCGGAGTGCCGGCCTCCGGCCGGCGGCGCGGCCTCCGGGGCGCGGCACCGTGCCGCCGTCCGTTCCGACCGGCGCAGCAGCACCCGGCACGCCGCCGTGACCGCGGCGAGCCCGAGGGCCGCGGCGGCCGCGCCGCCGGCGGAGGTGCCGTACACGACGAGCACGACGGGGACCAGCAGGCAGCTGAACGCGCCCCAGCGGATGACGTCGCCGGCGGAGCTCGCCCCCGGGTCGGCCGGCCGCGAGGGTGCGGGCGCGGCGGCCGGGGTGGTGGGGGCAGGTCCGGAGGGGGTAGCGGCGGGACAGCGGCGGGGCGGAGGGCCGGGGGAGCGGTGGGGGCCGGGCGGTGGTGCTGGCACAGGGGCTCCTGGGGGCTGCGGGGTGACCCACTGGCCAACGAGGACCGTGGCCGTCCGGTCACCCGGTGGCGCGCAGACGGCTGTAGTGGCCAAGCGGCATTGCGATCCTGGGCGCGCTCGGGCATGCTCCCTGGAACGTCGCGCATGGGGGCAGCAGGCCCTGGGCAGGAGAGGAGTGTCGCCGTACCCTTGGGGGTATGGGGCGGGGAAGATGATTCCCGGACACAGCTCCACCGCCCCTCCAGCCGACGAGCCTTCCTCAATCGATCACTCCGAAGAGGACCTCCTTCGCCGAGACACCGATGGCCGGTCACGAAATCCCCGAACCCGCGGACCGCAAGCAGGTAGCCGATCCTCTGTCGGACCTGCGGGCGGCTGAAGAAGCACGCCATTCATGCGATCC
Coding sequences within:
- the sigJ gene encoding RNA polymerase sigma factor SigJ; this translates as MPGSTDGTEAAGLRPLLFSIAYGMTGSVGDAEDIVQDAFLGLTRAHRAGTAIADLKPYLTTTVTRLGINHLGSARVRRETYVGEWLPEPVVVSVDRHGPAEHAELADSLSMAFLVLLESLSPMERAVFVLREVFEYGYPEVARFTGKSEVNCRQIFSRARQRVAAGAKAPDSAPPPERRAESEELARRFFEAAEGGDMDALLGMLAPDAVLYGDGGGRTRTIGKPVTEPRLGAQLLVGGFRLGRGLGASLRPVLVNGRPGVVWQDAEGRVISVIELDIADGVVQAIRSVSNPDKLRHLGPVSDVALLPGK
- a CDS encoding erythromycin esterase family protein, giving the protein MATDIQDTAHAVEAAAVMELLRVRPRLLALGEPTHGEELLLEVRNDLFRQLVEREGYRTITIESDCLAGLVVDDYVTSGRGTLDEVMERGISHGWGAFAANRELVRWMRAYNDGRPASEHLRFAGFDGPLEITGAASPRQALTALHGYLAAHVDADLLPCSAETLDRLLGADDRWTEPAAMRDPARSVGRSAEAGELRLLADDLRALLDEQTPHLMTATSPEDRYRAHLYGRTALGLLRYHFWMADTSPGRLARLVGVRDRMMADNLLAVADRGPALVHAHNGHLQRNKSTMRMGGLPLEWWSAGALVSAQLGDGYAFLATALGTIPHQGVDTPPPDTVEGLLYALPQDRCLVDAPRLATALGDTRPAPRVSPYYGYAPLDPAHLAGTDGIVFVTDVPQS
- a CDS encoding DoxX family protein produces the protein MNVALWIVAGLLAAAYLASGAGKIVLSKERIAAFGPSAEWTEDFSAGGIKAIGVLEVLGAVGLILPAVLDIAPVLVPLAAVGLAMVMVGAAITRLRRHETTLMLVDLGYVALFVFVAWGRFGPESFVG
- a CDS encoding carboxymuconolactone decarboxylase family protein gives rise to the protein MDARLNLFDNPVASKTLKHFVAAGKALADDLPASTRELVLLRASQINGCGFCVDMHTKDAAHAGESSTRLHLVAVWREATVFTDAERAALELTEQGTRIADAAGGVTDEVWANAAKHYDDAQLGALVSVIALINALNRLNVITRQPAGDYQPGQFG
- a CDS encoding DUF3626 domain-containing protein — protein: MSSDALDAADRALRHVTELSSGRPLDPALRVTLNFHPDRTAHGRPILEALAESGVYVSQFVTGTSNGGLTAFPGGDRWRWESRIFGGAYDDAAAWERPVYGALNFRRKPVGAAPRFGSAHFRLAAHTPARTTFCYPDSCVDPSDFGVADRMGLIELALADRQDALDDYIEAQVHGQVRLDRDVEALVLDPCYRGTDVEEAARRLPCPVEWHPGFRLTVGELCRYPAYRGQEYVDLGARIAVDGLLDARIVGDAVRAGRYDPQAVKKVWHCLARFGAPPGAAGASVGRQHGGEPVLDGPR
- the orn gene encoding oligoribonuclease, producing the protein MNDRMVWIDCEMTGLSLTDDALIEVAALVTDSELNVLGEGVDIVIRPPDAALETMPEVVRQMHTTSGLLDVLADGKTLADAEEQVLSYIREHVKEPGKAPLCGNSVGTDRGFLLRDMPTLEAFLHYRIVDVSSIKELARRWYPRAYFNSPEKSGNHRALADIRESIAELRYYREAVFVPQPGPDSETAKTIAAKYVLPAQ
- a CDS encoding helix-turn-helix domain-containing protein — protein: MSQDSAAPETARKLSGRRRREVVAVLLFSGGPIFESSIPLSVFGIDRQDAGVPRYRLLVCGGEDGPLRTTGGLELTTPYGLEAISRAGTVVVPAWRSITSPPPPEALDALRRAHEEGARIVGLCTGAFVLAAAGLLDGRPATTHWMYAPTLAKRYPSVHVDPRELFVDDGDVLTSAGTAAGIDLCLHIVRTDHGTEAAGALARRLVVPPRRSGGQERYLDRSLPEEIGSDPLAEVVSWALEHLHEQFDVETLAARAYMSRRTFDRRFRSLTGSAPLQWLITQRVLQAQRLLETSDYSVDEVAGRCGFRSPVALRGHFRRQLGSSPAAYRAAYRARRPQSDPDRTSILEAVVPAQAGPGARRPQQGPGGPSAMASAAAELGKSVPEAYAAGHGRPSLPGQRSVP